A genomic window from Natrinema sp. HArc-T2 includes:
- a CDS encoding cupin domain-containing protein produces the protein MTYRKVNYEDVEQVSSAMHFLSDPLETEQVGVTIARCDPDWKSKPHDHTTNDHEEIYVLIEGSATVVVDDDPVDMEAGDALWIPPESTRQIRNGDRESAFVLVSAPSIADDEGADDEWLLSGFAG, from the coding sequence ATGACATACCGGAAGGTCAACTACGAGGATGTCGAGCAGGTTTCGAGCGCGATGCACTTTCTCAGCGACCCACTCGAGACCGAGCAGGTCGGGGTAACGATCGCTCGCTGTGATCCGGACTGGAAGAGCAAACCCCACGACCACACGACCAACGACCACGAGGAAATCTACGTGCTCATCGAGGGGTCGGCGACGGTCGTCGTCGACGACGACCCGGTCGATATGGAGGCCGGCGACGCGCTCTGGATCCCGCCCGAATCGACGCGCCAGATCCGAAACGGCGACCGCGAGAGCGCGTTCGTGCTCGTCAGCGCCCCGAGTATCGCGGACGACGAGGGAGCCGACGACGAGTGGCTCCTATCGGGGTTCGCCGGCTAG
- the nikR gene encoding nickel-responsive transcriptional regulator NikR, whose translation MAVVSVSMPDELLERLDQFADEHGYTGRSEVVREASRNLLGEFEDTRLEDRDLMGIVTVLFDYETTSVEERMMHLRHEHEDLVASNFHSHVGNHYCMELFVLEGELEDISAFVGKIRATKDALTVDYSVIPVDSFDPLTQE comes from the coding sequence ATGGCAGTCGTCAGCGTCTCGATGCCGGACGAACTCTTAGAACGACTCGATCAGTTCGCCGACGAGCACGGCTACACCGGTCGGAGCGAAGTCGTCAGGGAAGCCTCGCGGAACCTGCTGGGCGAGTTCGAAGACACCCGACTCGAGGACCGCGATCTGATGGGGATCGTCACCGTGTTGTTCGATTACGAGACGACGAGCGTCGAAGAGCGGATGATGCATCTGCGCCACGAACACGAGGACCTCGTCGCGTCGAACTTCCACAGCCACGTCGGCAATCACTACTGTATGGAACTGTTCGTCCTCGAGGGCGAACTCGAGGACATTTCGGCGTTCGTCGGGAAGATCCGGGCGACCAAAGACGCGCTGACCGTCGACTACTCGGTCATCCCGGTCGACAGCTTCGACCCGCTCACACAGGAGTAG